One region of Demequina sp. TMPB413 genomic DNA includes:
- a CDS encoding NAD-dependent epimerase/dehydratase family protein, with protein MPSHVVLGTGAVGAALAHNLAAQGRKVRAVNRSGKRGSLHPAIPLSRANLSDPASAASALTGADVVYQVTQPAYNRWEEEFPELQRSILAAAARVGARVVLADNLYGYSKPLGNTITDSSPREATTRKGKVRIAMADEALAAHAHGRVQVALTRPSNYVGADYKLFRNLVLGQISRGRPARVLGRTDQPHSFSYAPDAALAMAAIGTSEHGWGRAWITPVMTPITQAEMVARLWEALGQRGEPKVSALRGITLRGLGIFMPLLRESEEMMYEFDEPFIVSSAEFEQAFGFGATSWDDAVVQMAEAVKD; from the coding sequence ATGCCCAGCCATGTCGTCCTCGGCACCGGCGCCGTCGGCGCTGCTCTTGCCCACAACCTTGCGGCCCAAGGCCGCAAGGTGCGCGCCGTCAACCGCTCTGGCAAGAGAGGCTCCCTGCACCCCGCGATCCCGCTCAGCCGTGCCAACTTGTCCGACCCCGCCTCCGCAGCGTCGGCGCTGACGGGGGCCGACGTCGTCTACCAAGTCACCCAGCCCGCCTACAACCGCTGGGAAGAGGAATTCCCGGAGCTGCAACGCTCGATCCTGGCGGCGGCGGCCCGCGTGGGCGCCCGCGTCGTGCTCGCCGACAACCTCTATGGCTACAGCAAGCCGCTCGGCAACACCATCACCGACTCAAGCCCGCGCGAGGCGACCACCCGTAAGGGCAAGGTCCGCATCGCCATGGCCGACGAGGCACTCGCGGCGCACGCACATGGCCGCGTCCAGGTGGCCCTCACCCGCCCCTCCAACTACGTTGGCGCAGACTACAAGCTGTTCCGCAACCTCGTCTTGGGCCAGATCAGCAGGGGCAGGCCCGCGCGGGTCCTGGGGCGCACCGACCAGCCGCACTCCTTCTCTTACGCACCCGACGCCGCGCTCGCGATGGCCGCCATCGGCACCTCCGAGCACGGCTGGGGACGCGCGTGGATCACCCCCGTGATGACGCCCATCACTCAAGCAGAGATGGTCGCGAGGCTGTGGGAAGCTCTCGGCCAGCGCGGCGAACCGAAGGTCAGCGCCTTGCGCGGCATCACGCTGCGCGGACTCGGAATCTTCATGCCGCTCCTGCGCGAGAGCGAAGAGATGATGTACGAGTTTGACGAGCCCTTCATCGTGTCGTCGGCCGAGTTTGAGCAGGCCTTTGGCTTTGGCGCCACCTCGTGGGACGACGCGGTGGTCCAGATGGCCGAGGCCGTCAAGGACTGA
- a CDS encoding TetR/AcrR family transcriptional regulator: MTPFVDGDARASILEAATATFAKEGIDGVSMRQIAKDVGVSATALYRHFDSKNALVHAACEAGFAEFGARIEATMRGAETPLDGLRQLGGVYVDFALSRPVHYDVMMIRPHQWALGPDAARDPESFASLVRVVQACQDAGQLSPGDPREAAHRLWAVLHGVVSLAIAMPDSISGLDPQSVRARADGLMEAVIATLA, encoded by the coding sequence GTGACCCCCTTTGTCGACGGCGACGCGAGAGCCTCCATCTTGGAGGCGGCCACCGCGACGTTTGCGAAGGAAGGCATCGACGGCGTCTCCATGCGCCAGATCGCCAAAGACGTCGGCGTGTCTGCCACCGCGCTCTACCGCCACTTCGACTCCAAGAACGCGCTCGTCCATGCGGCCTGCGAGGCTGGCTTCGCTGAGTTCGGCGCGCGCATCGAGGCCACCATGCGGGGCGCCGAGACGCCACTCGATGGTCTGCGACAACTCGGCGGCGTGTACGTCGACTTCGCGCTAAGCCGCCCAGTGCACTACGACGTCATGATGATTCGCCCCCATCAATGGGCGCTCGGACCAGACGCCGCTCGCGACCCCGAGTCCTTCGCCAGCCTCGTGCGCGTCGTCCAGGCGTGCCAAGACGCCGGCCAGCTGTCGCCAGGCGACCCCAGGGAGGCCGCGCATCGGCTGTGGGCCGTACTCCACGGAGTGGTCTCCCTCGCCATCGCCATGCCGGATTCCATCAGCGGCCTCGATCCCCAGTCTGTGCGTGCCCGCGCAGACGGCCTGATGGAGGCGGTGATCGCGACCCTCGCCTAG
- a CDS encoding EamA family transporter, whose translation MLSNRPVLIAATAIAPIVWGTTYITTSQYLPAGAPMLTALLRALPAGLILLAVTRTLPRGAWWWKAAVLGTLNVGAFFPLLFIGAYRLPGGVAATVGAIQPLIVVMVAHLWLGERATGVKVAAGVAGVAGVALLVLTPAARLDGVGVAAAIGGAMLMAAGVALTKAWGPAVPPLTMTAWQLTAGGIFLLPIAAIEGLPDAPMTLTNVAGYLWLGIVGTVIAYSLWFRGLGKLEASVVTFLSLLASVSAAAIGWIALGQSLTALQVAGGVLALGAVAVVGVTAKPISKQPGGEPALVIARRQHAAEGLSHRRP comes from the coding sequence GTGCTTAGCAATCGTCCAGTGCTGATCGCCGCGACCGCGATCGCCCCCATCGTCTGGGGCACCACGTACATCACCACGTCCCAGTACCTGCCCGCGGGCGCGCCCATGCTCACCGCACTGCTCCGCGCGCTGCCCGCTGGGCTCATCCTGCTCGCCGTGACGCGCACCCTTCCCCGCGGCGCATGGTGGTGGAAGGCTGCGGTGCTCGGCACGCTCAACGTCGGCGCCTTCTTCCCGCTCCTGTTCATCGGCGCGTACCGCCTGCCAGGCGGAGTCGCCGCCACCGTCGGCGCGATCCAGCCCCTGATCGTCGTCATGGTGGCGCACCTGTGGCTGGGAGAGCGCGCGACGGGAGTCAAGGTCGCGGCAGGCGTCGCCGGCGTGGCCGGTGTCGCGCTTCTTGTCCTCACCCCGGCGGCCAGACTCGATGGTGTGGGCGTGGCCGCCGCGATCGGTGGCGCAATGCTCATGGCCGCCGGCGTCGCGCTCACCAAGGCGTGGGGACCCGCCGTCCCTCCGCTCACCATGACGGCGTGGCAGCTCACCGCCGGAGGCATCTTCTTGCTGCCCATCGCTGCCATCGAGGGCTTGCCAGACGCGCCAATGACCCTCACGAACGTTGCGGGCTACCTGTGGCTCGGCATCGTCGGCACCGTCATCGCGTACTCCCTGTGGTTCAGGGGCCTTGGCAAACTCGAGGCCTCGGTGGTGACCTTCTTGTCGCTGCTCGCGTCCGTGAGCGCCGCCGCCATTGGCTGGATCGCGCTCGGGCAGTCGCTCACCGCGCTCCAAGTGGCCGGTGGAGTACTCGCGCTCGGTGCCGTCGCGGTGGTGGGCGTCACGGCGAAACCCATCTCGAAGCAACCAGGCGGCGAGCCCGCGCTGGTGATCGCGCGCCGGCAGCACGCGGCTGAGGGTCTGTCACACCGCCGACCTTGA
- a CDS encoding MarR family winged helix-turn-helix transcriptional regulator, with product MADHVDLIVEQWRLVRPDLDPSPIAVFGRLSRLSRAAEARMNENFAHHDMDRSAFDVLVTLRRNGEPYRLTSRELQSAAMVSSAAVAQRLNRLEERGWVRRSTNADDARVTDVVLTEEGFVAVERAMPDHVAAEAAMLASLTPAEREELARLLARVLQDVGAG from the coding sequence ATGGCTGATCACGTGGATCTCATTGTCGAGCAATGGCGGTTGGTGCGCCCTGACCTTGACCCCTCGCCGATCGCTGTCTTTGGCAGGCTGTCGCGACTGAGCCGCGCCGCAGAGGCGCGCATGAACGAGAACTTCGCGCATCACGACATGGACAGGTCTGCCTTCGACGTGTTGGTCACGCTGAGGCGCAATGGTGAGCCGTATCGCCTCACGTCCCGCGAGCTTCAGTCGGCTGCGATGGTGTCATCCGCGGCGGTCGCCCAGCGCCTCAACCGCCTGGAGGAGCGCGGCTGGGTGCGTCGCTCCACCAATGCGGACGACGCCAGGGTCACGGACGTTGTTCTGACCGAGGAGGGCTTTGTTGCCGTCGAGCGGGCGATGCCCGACCACGTGGCCGCCGAGGCCGCCATGCTCGCGAGCCTCACGCCGGCCGAACGTGAGGAACTGGCGCGGCTGCTTGCGCGAGTCCTGCAGGACGTCGGCGCCGGGTAA
- a CDS encoding ArsR family transcriptional regulator gives MVVETELTDDEVDRIFRALADATRRDIVRRTLTSQATISELAEDYAMSFAAVQKHVAVLEKADLITKRTQGRSTLVTANPIAIARAKSLLDNYEQLWRSRIDRLDTLLAKDSP, from the coding sequence ATGGTTGTAGAAACTGAACTCACCGACGACGAGGTCGACCGCATCTTTCGGGCCCTCGCCGACGCGACGCGCCGCGACATTGTGCGCCGCACCCTCACCTCACAAGCCACCATCTCCGAGCTTGCCGAGGACTACGCGATGTCTTTCGCGGCCGTGCAAAAGCACGTGGCCGTGTTGGAGAAAGCCGACCTCATCACCAAGCGCACTCAAGGCCGTTCAACCCTGGTCACCGCGAACCCCATCGCGATCGCGAGAGCCAAGAGCCTGCTCGACAACTACGAACAGTTGTGGCGTTCGCGCATCGACAGGCTCGACACCCTGCTCGCCAAGGACTCCCCCTAA
- a CDS encoding SRPBCC family protein, translating into MPITSVTKDPEALTMTVVAEFAAPVERVWDAYADPRQLERFWGPVEWPATFSRHDFAVGGQSHYYMTGPNGEKAGGYWRFTAVERYRSFSVVDGFVDESGAPNDAMPSMDMTLDFEPAGGGTRVTTTTTFPSLEALEELTAMGMEEGMRSAMSQIDDVLADLASFAASRATEAQILSDTQVRVSRVIRGTVDQVWRAHHDPDLMKRWLLGPDGWEMTECVVPAAVGDEHRTWWKPVAGADVPPEQAEGFGFDGVLLERIDGVRETSTEHMIGTDYPATTNELTLTPVGGGTLLSIVITYPNAEVRDAVLATGMTDGMEASYARLETQLATASAGEQ; encoded by the coding sequence ATGCCCATTACGTCAGTCACCAAAGACCCAGAGGCCCTCACCATGACGGTGGTCGCTGAGTTTGCCGCGCCAGTCGAGCGCGTCTGGGACGCGTATGCAGACCCCCGCCAACTTGAGCGGTTCTGGGGCCCCGTCGAATGGCCAGCCACCTTTAGCAGGCATGACTTTGCCGTCGGCGGCCAGTCGCACTACTACATGACCGGGCCGAACGGTGAGAAGGCCGGGGGCTATTGGCGCTTCACTGCAGTCGAGCGCTACCGCTCGTTCTCGGTGGTTGACGGCTTTGTTGACGAGTCGGGAGCGCCGAACGATGCCATGCCCTCAATGGACATGACGCTCGACTTTGAGCCGGCAGGCGGCGGGACTCGGGTCACGACCACCACCACCTTCCCCAGTCTCGAGGCGCTCGAGGAGCTCACGGCGATGGGCATGGAGGAAGGCATGCGCTCTGCGATGAGCCAGATCGACGACGTACTGGCCGACCTCGCCTCTTTCGCGGCGAGCCGCGCCACCGAGGCGCAGATCCTGTCCGACACGCAGGTGCGTGTCTCCCGCGTGATCCGCGGCACCGTGGACCAGGTGTGGCGCGCTCACCACGACCCCGACCTCATGAAGCGGTGGTTGCTTGGCCCTGACGGTTGGGAGATGACCGAATGCGTGGTGCCGGCCGCCGTTGGCGACGAGCACCGCACGTGGTGGAAGCCGGTGGCCGGGGCGGACGTGCCGCCCGAACAGGCCGAGGGCTTTGGGTTCGACGGCGTGCTGCTCGAACGCATCGACGGCGTGCGCGAGACCAGCACCGAACACATGATTGGCACCGATTACCCCGCGACTACCAACGAACTCACGCTCACCCCGGTGGGAGGCGGGACGCTGCTCAGCATCGTCATCACGTACCCGAACGCCGAGGTGCGAGACGCCGTGCTTGCCACCGGTATGACCGACGGCATGGAGGCCTCCTACGCCAGGCTTGAGACGCAGTTGGCCACGGCCAGCGCGGGCGAGCAATGA
- a CDS encoding DUF4287 domain-containing protein, protein MTDTRLAVPPAQSGETIKGPRSYFASIEKTYGRPVQDWVDLTAERLASGAKHMEVVAWLKSEHSMGHGHANAVVAWVKAKLGA, encoded by the coding sequence ATGACGGACACACGGCTTGCGGTGCCGCCTGCTCAGTCGGGCGAGACCATCAAGGGCCCTCGTTCGTACTTCGCGAGCATCGAGAAGACCTACGGCCGGCCCGTGCAGGACTGGGTCGACCTCACGGCCGAGCGGCTCGCATCGGGCGCCAAGCACATGGAGGTTGTCGCCTGGCTTAAGTCGGAGCACTCCATGGGTCACGGTCACGCCAACGCGGTGGTCGCGTGGGTCAAGGCGAAGCTGGGCGCCTAG
- a CDS encoding DNA topoisomerase IB has translation MPRLRTSRPSEPGIRRLRRGRGFRYVHASGEPVSGEDRERIEQLVIPPAWQDVWICPSPTGHLQAVGTDAAGRRQYLYHPRWRERQERTKRQHILDIAKALPAAREHVQQDLERGDFSRAHALAVAFRLLDLGLFRVGGEAYAAANGSYGLATLLKDHVTVSADGLVFDYVAKSGIRRHVVLNDPQCEAALATMKRRRSGGNELLAWRDEAPPATWHDITSADINAYLHDVLGQEASAKDFRTWHGTVLAARALGDAPPADHVSPSARKRIVAAAMREVAEALGNTPAVARASYVDPRVIDLWHDGVSLAPVVDALGEASAPGAPPGARPAQAQEALEQAVLALLTQEPEAAARRVRRLAGTTSSRGKRGRAAA, from the coding sequence ATGCCGCGCCTACGCACCTCTCGACCCTCGGAACCGGGCATCCGGCGCCTGCGCAGAGGCAGGGGCTTCCGCTACGTGCACGCCTCGGGCGAGCCCGTCTCCGGAGAAGACCGCGAGCGCATCGAGCAACTGGTGATTCCGCCAGCGTGGCAAGACGTGTGGATTTGCCCCAGCCCCACTGGTCACCTGCAGGCCGTCGGCACCGATGCCGCTGGGCGGCGCCAATACCTGTACCACCCGCGGTGGCGCGAACGCCAAGAGCGGACCAAGCGACAGCACATTCTCGACATAGCGAAGGCGTTGCCAGCCGCCCGCGAGCATGTCCAGCAGGATCTCGAGCGAGGTGACTTCTCGCGGGCCCACGCGCTTGCCGTCGCGTTCCGGCTGCTTGACCTCGGTCTGTTCAGGGTCGGCGGCGAGGCATACGCGGCGGCGAACGGCAGTTACGGTCTCGCGACCCTGCTCAAGGACCACGTGACCGTCAGCGCTGACGGCCTCGTCTTCGACTACGTCGCCAAGTCGGGCATCCGGCGCCACGTGGTGCTCAACGACCCGCAGTGCGAGGCGGCGCTCGCCACGATGAAGCGTCGGCGTTCTGGTGGCAACGAGCTTCTCGCGTGGCGCGACGAGGCGCCCCCAGCGACTTGGCATGACATCACGAGCGCAGACATCAATGCCTACCTTCACGACGTGCTGGGCCAGGAGGCGAGCGCCAAGGACTTTCGCACGTGGCATGGCACAGTCTTGGCCGCGCGCGCCCTTGGCGACGCCCCGCCGGCCGACCACGTGTCCCCCAGTGCTCGCAAGCGCATCGTCGCCGCTGCCATGCGGGAGGTAGCCGAGGCGCTCGGCAACACCCCTGCCGTCGCGCGAGCGTCATACGTCGACCCGCGGGTGATCGACTTGTGGCACGACGGGGTGTCGCTCGCGCCGGTGGTGGACGCCCTTGGCGAGGCGTCGGCTCCTGGCGCCCCTCCCGGCGCCCGCCCAGCCCAAGCGCAAGAGGCTCTCGAGCAAGCGGTCCTCGCCCTGCTCACGCAAGAACCCGAGGCCGCGGCTCGCCGGGTGCGGCGCTTGGCGGGCACGACCTCTAGCCGCGGTAAGCGCGGCAGGGCCGCCGCCTGA
- a CDS encoding ABC transporter permease: MRTTLGVSTAPDMGTALALQWATFSRSATARVATALAVLAAPVFGIGMVALARSGAITGTSAAKFEPFVEGAFGDAVGALVGQILTVVMVLAAGFAVAWLFGREFADRTYGSLFALPVSRAQLGWAKVMVAAAWAVACVTFAVALTTLGLAIAATAGLEGAAVTGELLVVLARDGVAGVLMGLLGLPFGWVAVRSRGYIGALGGIIAVVAASQILASLGLGRWVPYVAPALWAGAGGDEAATSVGVPQLLWALAFAGLGAWAAVRAFAGKGRF; the protein is encoded by the coding sequence ATGAGAACCACCCTCGGCGTCAGCACGGCGCCCGACATGGGCACGGCCCTCGCCCTCCAGTGGGCCACCTTCTCCCGCTCGGCCACCGCCCGCGTCGCCACCGCCCTCGCGGTCCTGGCCGCCCCCGTGTTCGGCATCGGCATGGTGGCGCTCGCCCGCTCGGGGGCGATCACGGGTACCTCAGCCGCCAAGTTCGAACCCTTTGTCGAGGGGGCCTTCGGGGACGCCGTCGGCGCGCTCGTCGGCCAGATTCTGACGGTGGTGATGGTGCTCGCGGCAGGCTTCGCCGTCGCGTGGCTCTTTGGCCGAGAGTTCGCCGACCGCACCTACGGCTCGCTCTTTGCCCTGCCAGTCTCGCGCGCTCAGCTTGGGTGGGCGAAGGTCATGGTCGCCGCCGCGTGGGCGGTCGCGTGCGTGACGTTTGCAGTGGCCCTGACGACCCTCGGGCTCGCGATTGCGGCCACGGCTGGCCTGGAGGGGGCAGCCGTGACGGGGGAGTTGCTAGTAGTGCTCGCGCGAGACGGCGTTGCCGGCGTGCTGATGGGCCTGCTCGGCCTGCCTTTCGGCTGGGTGGCGGTGCGTTCTCGCGGGTACATCGGCGCGCTCGGCGGGATCATCGCCGTGGTGGCCGCGAGTCAGATCCTCGCAAGCCTGGGCCTCGGCCGATGGGTTCCCTACGTGGCTCCCGCGCTGTGGGCTGGTGCCGGTGGAGACGAAGCCGCCACGAGCGTCGGCGTCCCGCAATTGCTGTGGGCTCTCGCGTTCGCGGGGCTTGGGGCGTGGGCGGCCGTGCGGGCGTTCGCCGGCAAGGGTCGTTTCTAA
- a CDS encoding ABC transporter ATP-binding protein — MSAALALRNATKAYGEHDALTGFSLTVEPGQIRAIVGLNGAGKTTAMRALVGQTQLDAGQALLLGTPIAAASASHLAQLGYVVDEPFGYPELTVFANIVMAARLHGLAKEEARVAAHEWIDQLDLRQWADRKARGLSLGNRQRLGLACAVAHRPGVLILDEPTNALDPAGVLLLRDCLLDAAARGAGVLVSSHHLDEVSRIAHAITVVHAGRVIGELEPGQVDLERRFFEAVRAWDEQARAQRTAQADDAGAGSEPAGRDDAGSGAGSAGADGTGAAA; from the coding sequence ATGAGCGCGGCCCTCGCATTGCGCAACGCGACCAAGGCATATGGCGAGCACGACGCTCTCACCGGCTTCTCGCTCACCGTCGAGCCAGGCCAGATTCGGGCCATCGTGGGCCTCAACGGAGCGGGCAAGACCACCGCCATGCGCGCCCTCGTTGGCCAGACTCAACTCGACGCGGGGCAAGCGCTCTTGCTCGGCACTCCGATTGCGGCCGCAAGCGCCTCACACCTCGCGCAACTGGGCTACGTCGTGGACGAGCCCTTCGGCTATCCAGAGCTCACCGTGTTCGCAAACATCGTCATGGCGGCTCGCCTGCACGGCCTCGCCAAGGAGGAGGCGCGGGTCGCTGCTCACGAGTGGATCGACCAGCTCGACCTGCGGCAATGGGCGGATCGGAAGGCCCGCGGCCTGTCGCTGGGCAACCGTCAACGACTTGGGTTGGCGTGCGCCGTGGCCCACCGTCCCGGCGTGCTCATCCTCGACGAGCCAACCAACGCGCTCGACCCCGCAGGGGTTCTCCTGCTCCGCGACTGCCTGCTCGACGCGGCCGCGCGTGGGGCGGGGGTGCTGGTGTCCAGCCACCACCTCGACGAGGTCTCCCGGATCGCCCACGCCATCACCGTGGTGCACGCCGGCCGCGTGATCGGGGAGTTGGAGCCTGGCCAGGTCGACCTGGAGCGCCGGTTCTTCGAAGCGGTGCGGGCATGGGATGAGCAGGCTCGCGCGCAACGGACGGCACAGGCGGATGACGCGGGCGCCGGCAGCGAGCCCGCAGGCAGGGACGACGCAGGGTCCGGGGCCGGCTCCGCCGGCGCGGACGGAACGGGGGCCGCGGCATGA
- a CDS encoding TetR family transcriptional regulator, translated as MTLSARSAATKARLQTVALDLFEQRGFDDVTVEQIAAAAGVSHMTFFRLYGSKEAVLLEDPFDPLIAQAVATQDRSLPAVERIAAGLLSVLQHLDTAEDDATRRRIRIALGNPRLEAGMAANTRATQDAIRDIATTDDERRELRIAAAGCLGAVMTALLEWAAGDGNDTLADAVAGALHIVVPGIGAR; from the coding sequence ATGACGCTCTCCGCCCGTAGCGCGGCCACCAAGGCCCGACTTCAAACCGTCGCCCTCGATCTCTTCGAGCAGCGCGGATTTGACGACGTCACGGTCGAGCAGATCGCCGCGGCCGCCGGCGTCTCGCACATGACGTTCTTTCGGCTGTATGGCTCCAAGGAAGCCGTGCTCCTTGAGGACCCCTTCGACCCACTGATCGCCCAAGCCGTCGCCACCCAAGACCGCTCGCTGCCTGCGGTCGAACGCATCGCCGCCGGGCTTCTCTCGGTGCTCCAGCACCTCGACACAGCAGAAGACGACGCCACCCGCCGCCGCATCCGCATCGCTCTGGGCAACCCCCGCCTCGAGGCAGGAATGGCCGCCAACACCCGCGCCACACAGGACGCCATCAGAGACATTGCGACGACCGACGACGAAAGGCGCGAGTTGCGCATCGCCGCGGCCGGCTGCCTCGGGGCCGTCATGACCGCCCTTCTCGAGTGGGCCGCCGGCGACGGCAACGACACCCTCGCCGACGCCGTGGCGGGAGCCCTGCACATCGTCGTCCCAGGGATCGGGGCGCGATGA
- a CDS encoding SDR family oxidoreductase, protein MATLSPHREGRWALVTGGSSGIGRAHAFQLAQRGFNIIAVGRDQARLAETVAELQRTHSVEARTLRADLGQPDAAESIIAAIEGESVGVFVATAGKGSPGLFTDIALADYLECVNVKVRNNLVLLHHFAGIMRERRAGAILIVSSTGGLQGVPALSNNSATEAYLLAISEALHHEMAAFGVRVTGLLPGPTRTPGMLAMVAEEDVPRGTMTADDVAREGIAALEAGKRTHIAGSANRVLLRTLPRSARIGLFRRMVAGSFARDKAVPAG, encoded by the coding sequence ATGGCAACCCTGTCGCCCCACCGTGAAGGCCGCTGGGCCCTCGTCACCGGAGGCTCGTCCGGCATCGGCCGCGCACACGCGTTCCAGCTTGCCCAGCGCGGCTTCAACATCATCGCGGTGGGCCGCGACCAAGCTCGCCTGGCCGAGACCGTCGCAGAGCTCCAGCGCACCCACTCCGTCGAGGCTCGGACGTTGCGCGCCGACCTTGGCCAACCAGACGCCGCCGAAAGCATCATCGCTGCCATCGAGGGCGAGAGCGTCGGCGTCTTTGTCGCTACCGCCGGCAAGGGTTCCCCTGGCCTCTTCACGGACATTGCCCTCGCCGACTACCTGGAGTGTGTCAACGTCAAGGTCCGCAACAACCTGGTGCTGCTGCACCACTTCGCTGGCATCATGCGTGAACGCCGTGCAGGGGCCATCTTGATCGTCTCTTCGACCGGCGGGCTTCAGGGCGTGCCGGCCCTGAGCAACAACTCGGCGACCGAGGCGTACCTGCTGGCCATCTCCGAGGCACTGCATCACGAGATGGCAGCCTTTGGTGTGCGCGTCACCGGTTTGCTGCCCGGGCCCACCAGGACGCCGGGGATGCTGGCGATGGTGGCGGAAGAGGACGTGCCCCGCGGCACCATGACCGCCGACGACGTGGCGAGGGAAGGCATCGCCGCACTCGAGGCTGGCAAGCGCACGCACATCGCCGGATCTGCCAACAGGGTGCTCTTGCGCACACTGCCCCGCTCGGCCCGCATTGGTCTGTTCCGGCGCATGGTGGCGGGCTCCTTCGCACGCGACAAAGCGGTGCCGGCCGGTTGA
- a CDS encoding cupin domain-containing protein: MSDFQKIEIGGLDDWRAHYGGFVPERSRDGRRVLDHELPMQFIGVTANSLEPGEEAGYWHTHSSDEELYIFLAGSGQMGLDDAVVDVVPGTAIRVGQGVARTWRAAPHSEGNLRWLCIRGDGGPLPHLPDDAKRDEDRPMPW; the protein is encoded by the coding sequence ATGAGCGACTTTCAGAAGATCGAGATCGGCGGGCTCGACGACTGGCGAGCCCACTACGGCGGCTTTGTGCCGGAACGTTCGCGCGATGGGCGCAGGGTGCTGGATCACGAGTTGCCGATGCAGTTCATCGGCGTGACGGCTAACAGCCTGGAGCCCGGCGAAGAGGCCGGCTACTGGCACACGCACTCCTCGGACGAGGAGCTCTACATCTTTCTGGCCGGCAGCGGCCAGATGGGCCTGGACGATGCCGTGGTTGACGTGGTGCCCGGAACGGCCATCCGCGTGGGCCAAGGCGTCGCACGCACGTGGCGCGCCGCGCCCCACAGCGAAGGCAACTTGCGGTGGCTGTGCATCAGGGGTGACGGCGGCCCCCTCCCTCACCTGCCCGACGACGCGAAGCGGGACGAAGACCGGCCGATGCCCTGGTAG
- a CDS encoding ATP-binding protein → MTGWRIRDIHADDLDGVLRLWEQQRASGIEPVYALAEVLSSCAEDIAVVAVAGDLIVGAAVVREAHNQAWVVFHAVDDEWRDRGIGSALLGELEARLAGHNPATLSALVPVEVTRLDAFRNAGFVEKKALRYFERTVPVQRAEYTQLEALGGRILPRGLWDAVGGMRREKEMLEKRLVMPLARPAMAEQYGVAPPRAVVLFGPPGTGKTTFAKAIASRLEWAFVEVFPSRLAADPAGLAGALRETFQRIAELEHAVVLIDEVEEIASHRRGDPPSPLQGVTNELLKIIPAFRDRPDRLLVCATNFVRSLDSAFLRHGRFDYVIPIGLPDTEARAAIWERFVPEASVGTVNVPALVEASDGFTPADIEFAARRASQAALEEAVEGDAEQARPGGPTTQHYLEAIGTTRATVSAEVVHEFLEDIDAIARL, encoded by the coding sequence ATGACCGGCTGGCGCATCCGAGACATCCACGCCGATGACCTCGACGGCGTGCTGCGCCTATGGGAGCAGCAGCGGGCGAGCGGGATCGAGCCGGTCTATGCGCTCGCAGAGGTGCTTTCGTCGTGCGCGGAAGACATCGCGGTGGTGGCGGTCGCCGGTGACCTGATCGTGGGCGCGGCCGTGGTGCGCGAGGCGCACAACCAGGCTTGGGTCGTCTTCCACGCCGTGGACGACGAGTGGCGCGACCGTGGCATCGGTTCGGCCCTCCTTGGCGAGCTCGAGGCGAGACTGGCTGGCCACAACCCGGCGACCCTGTCGGCGCTCGTTCCTGTCGAGGTGACGAGGCTCGATGCGTTCCGCAATGCGGGGTTCGTGGAGAAGAAGGCTTTGAGGTACTTCGAGCGCACCGTGCCCGTGCAGCGCGCCGAGTACACCCAGTTGGAGGCGCTCGGCGGCAGGATTCTGCCGCGCGGTTTGTGGGACGCGGTCGGAGGCATGCGCCGCGAGAAGGAGATGTTGGAGAAGCGACTTGTGATGCCGCTTGCCCGACCAGCGATGGCGGAGCAGTACGGCGTGGCTCCGCCGCGCGCCGTCGTCCTCTTTGGGCCGCCGGGCACGGGCAAGACCACGTTTGCCAAGGCGATCGCTTCGCGGCTTGAGTGGGCGTTCGTGGAGGTGTTTCCCTCGCGGCTGGCGGCCGACCCCGCGGGCTTGGCGGGCGCGCTGCGGGAGACCTTCCAGCGCATCGCCGAACTGGAGCACGCCGTGGTGCTGATCGACGAGGTCGAAGAGATCGCTTCGCATCGCCGCGGGGATCCGCCGTCCCCTTTGCAGGGTGTCACCAACGAACTTCTGAAGATCATCCCGGCGTTCAGGGACCGCCCTGATCGGCTGCTGGTGTGCGCGACCAATTTTGTGCGCTCCCTCGACAGCGCGTTCCTGCGTCACGGTCGCTTCGACTACGTGATTCCCATCGGGCTGCCTGATACGGAGGCGCGGGCGGCCATTTGGGAACGGTTCGTGCCGGAGGCGTCCGTGGGAACGGTGAACGTGCCGGCGTTGGTTGAGGCGTCGGATGGTTTCACGCCAGCCGACATCGAGTTCGCCGCGCGCAGGGCGTCGCAAGCGGCGTTGGAGGAGGCAGTGGAGGGAGACGCAGAGCAGGCGCGGCCCGGCGGCCCGACCACGCAGCACTATCTGGAGGCGATCGGCACCACCAGGGCCACCGTGTCTGCCGAGGTCGTGCACGAGTTTCTCGAAGACATCGACGCGATCGCGCGCCTCTAG